Proteins encoded within one genomic window of Amycolatopsis sp. 2-15:
- a CDS encoding VIT1/CCC1 transporter family protein produces MTETVDATDSHSHEPHEDVGGKLNWLRAGVLGANDGIVSVAGIVVGVAGATTNSTAILTAGIAGLVAGAFSMAGGEYVSVSTQRDTERALLQLEKQELKEMPEAEERELAEIYEGKGLSKELAAEVARELTRKDAFHAHAEAELGIDPDNLTNPWQAAWASLIAFSVGALLPLLSIAWTAVSVRVWACALAVVVGLTLTGFVSARLGNAQVGRAIARNVGVGALTMLVTYFVGVLFGTTFA; encoded by the coding sequence GTGACCGAAACGGTGGACGCGACTGATTCCCACTCCCACGAGCCCCACGAGGACGTGGGTGGCAAGCTGAACTGGCTGCGCGCCGGGGTTCTCGGGGCCAACGACGGGATCGTGTCCGTCGCGGGCATCGTGGTGGGCGTCGCGGGCGCGACCACGAACAGCACCGCGATCCTCACCGCCGGAATTGCCGGACTGGTGGCCGGCGCGTTTTCGATGGCCGGCGGGGAATACGTGAGCGTGAGCACGCAGCGCGACACCGAACGCGCGTTGCTGCAGCTCGAGAAGCAAGAGCTGAAAGAAATGCCCGAGGCCGAGGAACGCGAGCTGGCCGAGATCTACGAGGGCAAGGGCCTGTCGAAGGAACTCGCCGCGGAGGTCGCGCGCGAGCTGACCCGCAAGGACGCGTTCCACGCCCACGCGGAGGCCGAGCTGGGCATCGACCCGGACAACCTCACCAACCCGTGGCAGGCGGCCTGGGCTTCGCTGATCGCGTTCTCCGTCGGCGCGCTGCTGCCGCTGTTGTCCATTGCATGGACGGCCGTGTCGGTGCGCGTGTGGGCGTGCGCGCTGGCCGTGGTCGTGGGCCTCACGCTCACCGGGTTCGTGAGCGCGCGCCTGGGCAACGCGCAGGTGGGGCGCGCGATCGCGCGCAACGTGGGCGTCGGCGCCCTCACCATGCTCGTCACCTATTTCGTGGGAGTGCTGTTCGGCACCACCTTCGCCTAG
- a CDS encoding GNAT family N-acetyltransferase: MSDWNDHPTLSGTHVRLEPLGPDHAKGLFEAGQDPAIWAWLSLRQFEEPADAERFVEAATADPDRRAFAQIDVSTGLVAGTTSYYQVVAKHRILSIGHTWINPRWQRTALNTEAKFLLLRNAFEVLGAQRVAWETDSRNLRSQRAIERLGALREGVLRAHRIRPDGSSRDTVVYSMTEAEWPGARARLLARLD; the protein is encoded by the coding sequence GTGAGCGACTGGAACGACCACCCGACCCTGTCCGGCACCCACGTGCGCCTCGAGCCTCTCGGCCCTGACCACGCCAAAGGCCTGTTCGAGGCGGGGCAGGACCCCGCGATCTGGGCCTGGTTGAGCTTGCGGCAGTTCGAGGAACCGGCCGACGCCGAGCGCTTCGTCGAGGCGGCCACGGCCGATCCCGACCGCCGCGCGTTCGCGCAGATCGACGTCAGCACCGGCCTCGTCGCCGGCACCACGTCGTACTACCAGGTCGTGGCGAAGCACCGGATCCTCTCGATCGGGCACACCTGGATCAACCCCCGCTGGCAGCGCACCGCGCTCAACACCGAAGCCAAGTTCCTGTTGCTGCGCAACGCTTTCGAGGTGCTCGGCGCCCAGCGCGTGGCGTGGGAGACCGACAGCCGCAACCTGCGTTCGCAACGCGCCATCGAGCGGCTCGGCGCACTGCGCGAGGGCGTGCTGCGGGCCCACCGGATCCGCCCGGACGGCAGTTCGCGCGACACAGTGGTGTACTCGATGACGGAAGCTGAATGGCCCGGCGCACGCGCCCGGCTGCTGGCCCGCCTCGACTGA
- the acs gene encoding acetate--CoA ligase, with protein MTEQSPALDNLLTESRTFPPSDEFAAQANAKADTYEKADADREQFWAEQAERLSWDTKWTQVLDWTNAPFAKWFVGGKLNVAYNCVDRHVESGHGDQVAIHWVGEPGDTRDITYAQLKDEVSKAANALTSLGVTAGDVVAIQLQMVPEAIFAMLACARLGALHNVVFGGFSPHALRARVDDAAAKIVITSDGQYRRGKAAAMKANVDEALEGAETVEKVIVVRRTGSDLAGEVPWTDGRDLWWHELVDGQSAEHTPEAFDSEHPLFILYTSGTTGKPKGILHTSGGYLTQAAYTHHNVFDHKPGEDVYWCTADIGWITGHSYIVYGPLANRVTQVVYEGTPNTPHEGRHWEIVQKYKVSIYYTAPTLIRTFMKWGADIPAKYDLTSLRVLGSVGEPINPEAWMWYRETVGANKAPIVDTWWQTETGGIMISPLPGVTSTKPGSAQRALPGISAKVVDDQGNEVPHGGGGYLVLDKPWPGMLRGVWGDEERYRETYWSRFADQGFYFAGDGAKYDADGDIWLLGRVDDVMNVSGHRISTTEVESALVSHPTVAEAAVVGATDPTTGQGIVAFVILRGNAVDGGDEAVQELRNHVAKEIGPIAKPRQIMVVPELPKTRSGKIMRRLLRDVAENRAIGDVTTLADSSVMDLISSGLQSGKEE; from the coding sequence ATGACCGAGCAGTCCCCAGCGCTGGACAACCTGCTCACCGAGAGCCGCACCTTCCCACCGAGCGACGAGTTCGCCGCTCAGGCCAACGCCAAGGCCGACACGTACGAGAAGGCGGATGCGGACCGGGAGCAGTTCTGGGCCGAGCAGGCCGAGCGCCTGAGCTGGGACACGAAGTGGACCCAAGTACTGGACTGGACCAATGCGCCCTTCGCGAAGTGGTTCGTCGGCGGCAAGCTCAACGTCGCCTACAACTGCGTCGACCGGCACGTCGAGTCCGGCCACGGCGACCAGGTCGCCATCCACTGGGTCGGCGAGCCCGGCGACACCCGTGACATCACCTACGCGCAGCTGAAGGACGAGGTCTCCAAGGCCGCCAACGCGCTGACCTCGCTCGGCGTGACCGCCGGCGACGTCGTGGCGATCCAGCTGCAGATGGTGCCCGAGGCGATCTTCGCGATGCTCGCGTGCGCCCGCCTCGGCGCGCTGCACAACGTCGTCTTCGGCGGCTTCTCGCCGCACGCGCTGCGCGCCCGCGTGGACGACGCGGCGGCGAAGATCGTGATCACCTCCGACGGCCAGTACCGCCGCGGCAAGGCCGCCGCGATGAAGGCCAACGTGGACGAGGCGCTCGAGGGCGCCGAGACCGTGGAGAAGGTCATCGTGGTCCGCCGCACCGGCAGCGACCTCGCGGGCGAGGTGCCGTGGACCGACGGGCGCGACCTGTGGTGGCACGAGCTCGTCGACGGCCAGTCGGCCGAGCACACGCCCGAGGCCTTCGACAGCGAGCACCCGCTGTTCATCCTCTACACCTCCGGCACCACCGGGAAGCCGAAGGGCATCCTGCACACCTCCGGCGGCTACCTCACGCAGGCCGCGTACACGCACCACAACGTGTTCGACCACAAGCCGGGCGAGGACGTGTACTGGTGCACGGCCGACATCGGCTGGATCACCGGCCACAGCTACATCGTCTACGGGCCGCTGGCCAACCGCGTCACGCAGGTGGTCTACGAAGGCACGCCGAACACCCCGCACGAGGGCCGGCACTGGGAGATCGTGCAGAAGTACAAGGTCTCCATCTACTACACCGCGCCGACGCTGATCCGCACGTTCATGAAGTGGGGCGCGGACATCCCGGCGAAGTACGACCTCACGTCGCTGCGCGTGCTCGGCAGCGTCGGCGAGCCGATCAACCCCGAAGCCTGGATGTGGTACCGCGAGACCGTCGGCGCGAACAAGGCGCCGATCGTCGACACGTGGTGGCAGACCGAGACCGGCGGGATCATGATCTCGCCGCTGCCGGGCGTCACCTCCACCAAGCCGGGCTCGGCGCAGCGCGCGCTGCCGGGCATCTCGGCGAAGGTCGTGGACGACCAGGGCAACGAGGTTCCCCACGGTGGCGGCGGCTACCTCGTGCTGGACAAGCCGTGGCCGGGCATGCTGCGCGGCGTGTGGGGCGACGAGGAGCGCTACCGCGAGACGTACTGGTCGCGCTTCGCCGACCAGGGCTTCTACTTCGCCGGTGACGGCGCCAAGTACGACGCCGACGGTGACATCTGGCTGCTCGGCCGCGTCGACGACGTGATGAACGTGTCGGGCCACCGCATCTCGACCACCGAGGTCGAGTCGGCGCTGGTCTCCCACCCGACGGTGGCCGAGGCGGCCGTGGTCGGCGCGACCGACCCGACGACCGGGCAGGGCATCGTGGCGTTCGTGATCCTGCGCGGCAACGCTGTCGACGGTGGTGACGAGGCCGTGCAGGAGCTGCGCAACCACGTCGCGAAGGAGATCGGCCCGATCGCGAAGCCGCGCCAGATCATGGTCGTGCCGGAGCTGCCGAAGACGCGCTCGGGCAAGATCATGCGGCGCCTGCTGCGCGACGTCGCGGAGAACCGGGCGATCGGTGACGTCACAACGCTCGCCGACTCGTCGGTGATGGACCTGATCTCCTCCGGTCTGCAGTCGGGCAAGGAAGAGTAG
- the nhaA gene encoding Na+/H+ antiporter NhaA, with amino-acid sequence MLAARQAAAEFARYLRTETTGGIILLAATAVALIWANSPAGDVYRAVRDFHLGPEFLHLNLSVGDWAKDGLLALFFFVAGLELKRELVVGELSRFRQAVLPVIAAVGGMVVPALIALAVGWGTPGIDRAWAIPVATDIAFALGVLALTASNLPSSARIFLLSLAVVDDLGAILVIAIVFTTGFDLVAAAVAVVALALYWFLQHKRVRTPWLYVPLALVTWVAVHATGIHATIAGVALGLLTRVKPDEGEAEAPALRLEHRLQPWSAAVAVPVFALFAAGISVSGHALGQVFTTALPLAVLIGLVVGKFVGILGASVLAVKLGVAEKPTGTGWRDLAALALLGGVGFTVSLLISDLALESAESELTKAAVLIASAIASLASAALLLRRNRAHARAD; translated from the coding sequence GTGCTCGCCGCTCGTCAAGCCGCCGCCGAATTCGCCCGTTACCTGCGTACGGAGACCACCGGCGGGATCATCCTGCTGGCCGCCACGGCCGTGGCGCTGATCTGGGCGAACTCGCCGGCCGGTGACGTCTACCGGGCCGTGCGAGACTTCCACCTCGGCCCCGAGTTCCTGCACCTGAACCTGTCGGTGGGCGACTGGGCGAAGGATGGCCTGCTCGCGTTGTTCTTCTTCGTCGCCGGGCTGGAGCTCAAGCGTGAGCTCGTGGTGGGTGAGCTCTCGAGGTTCAGGCAGGCGGTGCTGCCGGTGATCGCGGCCGTCGGCGGCATGGTCGTGCCCGCGCTGATCGCGCTGGCCGTCGGCTGGGGCACGCCGGGGATCGACCGCGCGTGGGCGATCCCGGTGGCCACGGACATCGCGTTCGCTCTCGGTGTGCTCGCGCTGACGGCGTCGAACCTGCCGAGCAGCGCCCGCATCTTCCTGCTGTCGCTGGCGGTGGTCGACGACCTCGGCGCGATCCTGGTGATCGCGATCGTCTTCACCACGGGCTTCGACCTCGTGGCCGCCGCCGTCGCCGTGGTGGCGCTGGCGCTGTACTGGTTCCTGCAGCACAAACGCGTGCGCACGCCTTGGCTGTACGTGCCGCTCGCGCTGGTCACGTGGGTCGCAGTGCACGCGACGGGCATCCACGCGACGATCGCCGGCGTCGCGCTCGGGCTGCTCACGCGCGTGAAGCCTGACGAAGGTGAGGCCGAGGCGCCGGCGCTGCGGCTGGAGCACCGGTTGCAGCCCTGGTCTGCGGCGGTCGCGGTGCCGGTGTTCGCGCTGTTCGCCGCGGGGATCTCGGTGAGCGGGCACGCATTGGGCCAGGTGTTCACCACGGCGCTGCCGCTGGCCGTCCTGATCGGACTGGTCGTGGGCAAGTTCGTCGGCATCCTCGGCGCGAGCGTGCTGGCGGTGAAGCTCGGCGTGGCGGAAAAACCCACCGGCACGGGGTGGCGTGATCTGGCGGCTCTGGCGCTGCTCGGCGGAGTCGGCTTCACGGTGAGCCTGCTGATCTCCGACCTCGCGCTCGAGAGCGCGGAGAGCGAGCTGACGAAGGCGGCGGTGCTGATCGCGTCGGCCATCGCCTCGCTGGCGTCGGCCGCGCTGCTGCTGCGGCGTAACCGGGCGCACGCGAGAGCAGACTGA
- a CDS encoding phage holin family protein yields the protein MTSPKHERTGPDGVGAVPYLPLSSDEEAAAAEQSIGKLVGDATQHLSTLVRAEVELAKSELVGEMKKGLKGGVYFLIALAVGLYSSYFLFLFIAEILSDWWGVRWPAFLTVFGLMLLTTAATAFLGWRKVKKLKAPERTIDSFKETAAALKPRRAAEEDNLPATRP from the coding sequence GTGACCAGCCCCAAACACGAACGCACCGGCCCCGACGGCGTGGGGGCCGTGCCCTACCTGCCCCTGTCGAGTGACGAGGAGGCCGCGGCGGCGGAACAGTCCATCGGCAAACTCGTCGGCGACGCCACCCAGCACCTGTCGACGCTGGTCAGGGCCGAGGTCGAGCTGGCGAAGTCGGAGCTCGTCGGCGAGATGAAGAAGGGGCTCAAGGGGGGCGTCTACTTCCTCATCGCCCTCGCGGTGGGGCTCTACAGCTCGTACTTCCTGTTCCTCTTCATCGCGGAGATCCTGTCGGACTGGTGGGGCGTCCGCTGGCCGGCGTTCCTCACCGTGTTCGGCCTGATGCTGCTCACCACCGCCGCCACGGCGTTCCTCGGCTGGCGCAAGGTGAAGAAGCTGAAGGCGCCGGAGCGCACGATCGACAGCTTCAAGGAGACGGCCGCGGCCCTGAAGCCGAGGCGCGCCGCCGAAGAAGACAACCTGCCCGCGACGCGTCCCTGA
- a CDS encoding phosphoribosyltransferase, giving the protein MAEDGAAREELTWELFGAASRELAEQIAADGFEPDLILSIARGGLFVAGALGYALDVKNLHVMNVEFYTGVDQRLDLPVMLPPVPNVVDLSNKKVLVADDVADTGATLKLVRDFCADHVADVRCAVIYEKPHSIVTSEYVWRRTDRWINFPWSVLPPVVKRAGQVLDA; this is encoded by the coding sequence ATGGCTGAAGACGGCGCGGCGCGGGAAGAGCTCACCTGGGAGTTGTTCGGCGCCGCCAGCAGGGAGCTCGCCGAGCAGATCGCCGCCGACGGTTTCGAGCCCGACCTCATCCTCTCCATCGCCCGCGGCGGGCTCTTCGTCGCCGGCGCCCTCGGCTACGCGCTGGACGTGAAGAACCTGCACGTGATGAACGTGGAGTTCTACACCGGCGTCGACCAGCGCCTCGACCTGCCGGTGATGCTGCCGCCGGTGCCCAACGTCGTGGACCTGAGCAACAAGAAGGTGCTCGTCGCCGATGACGTGGCCGACACCGGCGCCACCCTCAAGCTCGTGCGCGACTTCTGCGCCGACCACGTGGCCGACGTGCGCTGCGCCGTGATCTACGAGAAGCCGCATTCCATCGTCACCAGCGAGTACGTGTGGCGCCGCACCGACCGCTGGATCAACTTCCCGTGGTCGGTCCTGCCGCCGGTCGTCAAGCGCGCCGGGCAGGTGCTCGACGCATGA
- a CDS encoding DUF6319 family protein, with amino-acid sequence MTVEALTHDEDTAAEAATTEAAPASAQAADAPEVTEPTETTASPASSSGSDAAAPAAEEAPKPKRGRPKAAAASTAKKTRTVELILTVTGTADGEWQAELKNGSKWVAKGLEIPAAAVSRAAKELHADLSGPIDEVINQAREAQAAKVAQLEAELEAAKAALAELDA; translated from the coding sequence ATGACCGTGGAAGCCTTGACGCACGACGAGGACACCGCGGCCGAAGCGGCGACGACTGAGGCAGCCCCTGCCTCGGCCCAGGCCGCCGACGCCCCGGAGGTCACCGAGCCCACCGAGACCACCGCCTCACCTGCGTCGTCTTCCGGTTCAGACGCGGCCGCTCCGGCCGCCGAAGAGGCGCCGAAGCCGAAGCGCGGCCGCCCGAAGGCCGCGGCCGCGTCCACCGCGAAGAAGACCCGCACCGTGGAGCTCATCCTCACCGTCACCGGCACGGCCGACGGCGAGTGGCAGGCCGAGCTCAAGAACGGCAGCAAGTGGGTCGCGAAGGGCCTCGAGATCCCGGCCGCCGCCGTCTCGCGCGCGGCGAAGGAGCTGCACGCGGACCTGTCGGGCCCGATCGACGAGGTCATCAACCAGGCCCGCGAGGCGCAGGCCGCGAAGGTCGCGCAGCTCGAGGCCGAGCTGGAAGCCGCCAAGGCGGCTCTTGCGGAGCTTGACGCCTGA
- a CDS encoding alpha/beta fold hydrolase has protein sequence MQLTPDPSIVRIDGPWTHRDVSANGIRLHVAELGDGPLVLLLHGFGEFWWTWHHQLRGLADAGFRAVAVDLRGYGDSDKPPRGYDAWTLAGDVGGLIKALGARRAHLVGHAWGGLLAWTVASLHPRLVSSVTAVGAAHPLALKSAVLRSPRRQGRAVGHLFRFQVPMAPEKWLVRDDAANVESLFRSWSGPAWQSSSDFTATVDRFRQAMLIPGVAHSALEYYRWAFRAQFRGEGRRFTDAVGKRVAAPVLQLHGAVDTCIVPETARASVHWAGPHGEPRIWPGVGHFPHLEEPDRVTKSVVDFVS, from the coding sequence GTGCAGCTCACGCCCGACCCGTCGATCGTCCGGATCGACGGCCCGTGGACGCACCGCGACGTCTCCGCCAACGGCATCCGCCTGCACGTCGCCGAACTCGGCGACGGACCACTGGTGCTGCTCCTGCACGGCTTCGGCGAGTTCTGGTGGACGTGGCACCACCAGCTGCGCGGCCTCGCCGACGCCGGGTTCCGCGCCGTCGCCGTGGACCTGCGCGGCTACGGCGACTCCGACAAACCCCCGCGCGGCTACGACGCGTGGACGCTGGCGGGTGACGTCGGCGGCCTGATCAAGGCCCTCGGCGCCCGCCGCGCGCACCTCGTCGGCCACGCCTGGGGCGGCCTGCTCGCGTGGACGGTCGCCTCCCTGCACCCCCGGCTCGTGTCGTCCGTGACGGCCGTCGGCGCCGCGCACCCGCTGGCGCTGAAGTCCGCCGTGCTGCGCTCGCCCCGGCGCCAGGGCCGCGCGGTCGGGCACCTGTTCCGCTTCCAGGTCCCGATGGCGCCGGAGAAGTGGCTGGTGCGCGACGACGCCGCCAACGTGGAGTCGTTGTTCCGCAGCTGGTCCGGCCCGGCCTGGCAGTCCTCTTCGGACTTCACCGCCACCGTCGACCGGTTCCGCCAGGCGATGCTGATCCCGGGCGTCGCGCACTCCGCGCTGGAGTACTACCGCTGGGCCTTCCGCGCCCAGTTCCGCGGCGAGGGCCGCCGCTTCACCGACGCCGTGGGCAAACGCGTCGCCGCCCCCGTACTGCAACTGCACGGCGCCGTGGACACGTGCATCGTCCCGGAAACCGCGCGCGCGTCCGTGCACTGGGCCGGACCACACGGTGAGCCCCGCATCTGGCCCGGCGTGGGGCACTTCCCGCACCTGGAGGAGCCGGACCGGGTGACGAAGTCCGTTGTGGACTTCGTGAGCTGA
- a CDS encoding peptide MFS transporter → MSTSTEAAQHDTRFFGHPRGLANLFGVEMWERFSYYGMLGILAIYLYYKADQGGLGIDQGDALGVVGAYGGTVYLATVIGAWVADRLLGSERTLFYSAVLVMIGHIALALLPGLTGIGVGLACVAIGSGGLKANATAVVGTLYAEGDERRDAGFTIFYMGINLGGFIGPLLTGLAQSEVGFHLGFGLAAIGMALGLIQYTIGRKNLGEKASEIPNPLLPSQRWMAIGVAVVIVVAVVALIMSGVVGPSNLADVVVYVVVAISVVYFVVILTSKKITSDERSRVFSFIPMYIASAAFFSLYQQQSTVVSVYSDQRLDRSLFGWDMPVSWVNSINPVFIIIFAPIVAAIWTKLGPKQPSTPMKFVLGTVLMGLAFLLFLPMTGTGVNGSPLIALAGILLVFTIAELMLSPVGLSLSTKLAPKAFRTQMVALNFLSVSLGTAMSGKLAESYDVHDETPYFSIIGGVAIAIGLILLALIPFIRRLMKGVH, encoded by the coding sequence GTGAGTACCTCTACCGAGGCGGCGCAGCACGACACGAGGTTCTTCGGGCACCCACGAGGGCTGGCGAACCTCTTCGGCGTGGAGATGTGGGAGCGCTTCTCCTACTACGGGATGCTCGGCATCCTCGCCATCTACCTGTACTACAAGGCCGACCAGGGCGGTCTCGGCATCGACCAGGGCGACGCGCTCGGCGTCGTCGGCGCGTACGGCGGCACGGTCTACCTCGCCACCGTGATCGGCGCGTGGGTGGCCGACCGCCTGCTCGGCTCCGAGCGCACGCTGTTCTACAGCGCCGTGCTGGTGATGATCGGCCACATCGCGCTGGCACTGCTGCCGGGCCTGACCGGCATCGGCGTGGGCCTCGCGTGCGTCGCGATCGGGTCGGGCGGGCTGAAGGCCAACGCCACCGCCGTGGTCGGCACCCTCTACGCCGAGGGTGACGAACGCCGTGACGCCGGCTTCACGATCTTCTACATGGGTATCAACCTGGGTGGGTTCATCGGCCCGCTGCTCACCGGGCTCGCGCAGTCTGAGGTCGGCTTCCACCTCGGCTTCGGGCTCGCCGCGATCGGCATGGCGCTCGGCCTGATCCAGTACACGATCGGCCGCAAGAACTTGGGCGAGAAGGCGTCGGAGATCCCGAACCCGCTGCTGCCTTCGCAGCGCTGGATGGCGATCGGCGTCGCCGTGGTGATCGTGGTCGCGGTGGTCGCGCTGATCATGTCCGGGGTGGTCGGACCGTCGAACCTGGCCGACGTGGTCGTGTACGTGGTCGTCGCGATCTCGGTGGTGTACTTCGTGGTCATCCTGACCAGCAAGAAGATCACGTCCGACGAGCGCAGCCGCGTGTTCTCGTTCATTCCGATGTACATCGCCAGCGCCGCGTTCTTCTCGCTTTACCAGCAGCAGTCCACGGTCGTCTCGGTCTACAGCGACCAGCGCCTCGACCGGAGCCTGTTCGGCTGGGACATGCCGGTGTCGTGGGTCAACTCGATCAACCCGGTGTTCATCATCATCTTCGCGCCGATCGTCGCCGCGATCTGGACGAAGCTCGGGCCGAAGCAGCCTTCGACGCCGATGAAGTTCGTGCTCGGCACGGTGCTCATGGGCCTGGCGTTCCTGCTGTTCCTGCCGATGACCGGCACCGGCGTGAACGGCAGCCCGCTGATCGCGCTCGCCGGGATCCTGCTGGTGTTCACCATCGCCGAGCTGATGTTGTCGCCGGTCGGGCTGTCGCTGTCGACGAAGCTCGCGCCGAAGGCGTTCCGCACGCAGATGGTGGCGTTGAACTTCCTGTCGGTCTCGCTGGGCACTGCGATGTCGGGCAAGCTCGCCGAGTCCTACGACGTGCACGACGAGACGCCGTACTTCAGCATCATCGGCGGCGTGGCCATCGCGATCGGCCTGATCCTGCTGGCGCTGATCCCGTTCATCCGGCGGCTGATGAAGGGCGTGCACTAG